A window of the Tunturibacter empetritectus genome harbors these coding sequences:
- a CDS encoding GH116 family glycosyl hydrolase gives MKRREFLRGAAIAGGSTALRIGSATAQAPVSANRDSTGKFVERFSAEGRARSGMALGGIGAGYFEIRKDGRFYAWNIANNFPKETGPKFLLPDDEREDRMEANLFFEVRYQVQGESPRMKLLQLSDGLYEGAEMGIAYSLPWMKTIREIEYSARFPLATLVFRDPEMPFSLKLEAWSSFIPHDVKNSALPLIFFDFEAESTCAKPVNVTLLMTARNFTGYADEERFYTTVIDRDSKGLTISMSSGGMDRKASSWGEIALGVSSPNSSFYAGWGHRHPYYEQVLRRSTLPNLDDTNGRESIGNFVPDWLPDTTGRNRVDQQTGVRKMHDDDLFSTIACTFKLQASGENAKSAFQYAWNFPNLYNEVIDGVGGDRIEGHFYSNFFSSAAAVIAYGSKYHRSLKQSTMEFLNNFFASDGEVALLEQANSQLNTFFTSGRLTRDGSFGVLEGLSKSYSWGPIATIDVMLYGTAPIIALFPELQKATMRCHALVQLPSGEIEHGLRKDFLRGEDSTTGVSHRIDLPGQFAIMVMRDFFWTNDMSYLRELFPAAQRAVEYVLRDRSAGNGAMPVTQGIETSYDNFPMTGFASYLLSQWICALESVAAGAAALDDTPTSARYLALAGKTRETMETKLWNGSYYKLYAADQKEPATSNGDGCLTDQLVGQWAARCSGLSPILQEERIGLALKSILTRSYHAGFGLQNCSFRTGEQLSDVDRDIWNDQANTCWSGVELAFASLLMFEGLYEEGVMVARTVDTRYRENGLYWNHQEYGGHYFRPMSAWSLVNAMLGFSINCDRMTFDPKVPQLDLQLFFATPTGTAFYRRSGKTVQLRCLTGQLAFREVWLGGVGPKIATIEGRQIETNTSRQGGLQSFSFATQQKISSGQTVTFS, from the coding sequence ATGAAGCGGCGCGAATTCCTGCGAGGGGCCGCGATTGCAGGAGGCTCGACAGCGCTTCGGATAGGATCTGCAACTGCGCAGGCTCCAGTCTCCGCTAACCGAGATTCAACAGGAAAATTCGTTGAGCGTTTTAGTGCGGAAGGCAGGGCGCGAAGCGGAATGGCCCTCGGCGGAATTGGAGCCGGATACTTCGAGATACGCAAAGATGGACGGTTCTACGCATGGAACATAGCTAATAATTTTCCAAAAGAGACCGGCCCAAAGTTCTTGCTTCCGGATGATGAGCGTGAAGATCGGATGGAGGCCAACTTGTTCTTTGAGGTGCGCTACCAGGTGCAGGGAGAGTCGCCACGAATGAAGCTGTTGCAGCTTAGCGATGGTCTCTATGAGGGTGCGGAGATGGGAATCGCATATTCCCTTCCCTGGATGAAAACCATCCGAGAGATTGAGTACAGCGCACGCTTTCCGCTTGCTACGTTGGTCTTTCGAGATCCGGAGATGCCATTTTCTCTGAAGCTTGAAGCATGGTCGTCCTTTATCCCGCATGACGTTAAGAACTCCGCGCTGCCGCTTATTTTTTTTGACTTTGAGGCGGAATCTACATGCGCCAAGCCAGTGAATGTTACGCTGCTGATGACGGCGCGGAACTTCACAGGATATGCAGACGAAGAACGCTTTTACACTACAGTGATCGATAGAGATTCTAAGGGATTGACCATTTCGATGAGCTCTGGCGGTATGGATCGGAAGGCGTCGAGTTGGGGTGAAATAGCTTTGGGGGTATCGTCGCCGAACTCATCCTTCTACGCAGGGTGGGGGCACCGGCATCCCTACTATGAGCAGGTGCTACGTCGATCGACACTGCCAAACCTCGACGATACCAACGGTCGAGAAAGTATCGGCAACTTTGTGCCGGATTGGCTTCCCGATACTACTGGCCGCAACCGCGTTGATCAGCAGACAGGAGTGCGGAAGATGCACGATGACGATCTCTTCAGCACGATCGCGTGCACTTTTAAGTTGCAGGCATCAGGGGAAAACGCCAAGAGTGCTTTTCAATATGCCTGGAATTTTCCGAATCTCTACAACGAAGTGATCGATGGGGTTGGTGGAGACAGGATCGAAGGCCACTTCTATTCCAACTTTTTTTCTTCGGCAGCAGCAGTAATTGCTTACGGGTCTAAATATCACCGCTCACTGAAGCAGAGCACTATGGAATTCTTGAATAATTTCTTTGCGAGCGATGGAGAGGTCGCTTTACTGGAACAGGCTAACTCGCAGTTGAATACGTTTTTCACCAGCGGAAGGCTCACCCGTGACGGAAGTTTTGGCGTGCTTGAAGGATTATCTAAAAGTTATTCGTGGGGGCCAATCGCCACCATTGACGTCATGTTGTATGGCACAGCCCCAATTATCGCGCTGTTTCCGGAGTTGCAGAAAGCTACGATGCGATGTCATGCTCTCGTCCAGCTTCCCTCCGGCGAGATTGAGCACGGTCTCCGCAAAGACTTTTTACGCGGCGAGGACAGTACAACTGGGGTCTCGCATCGCATCGATTTGCCCGGCCAGTTTGCAATCATGGTGATGCGGGATTTTTTCTGGACGAACGACATGAGTTACTTGCGAGAACTATTTCCAGCAGCGCAACGAGCCGTTGAATATGTCTTGCGAGACCGTTCTGCAGGCAACGGCGCGATGCCGGTCACGCAAGGAATTGAGACCAGTTACGACAACTTTCCGATGACGGGTTTTGCCTCTTATCTTCTATCACAGTGGATCTGTGCGCTTGAAAGCGTTGCCGCTGGAGCGGCTGCGTTGGACGACACGCCAACAAGCGCGCGGTATCTCGCTCTTGCCGGCAAGACTCGAGAGACGATGGAGACAAAGCTTTGGAACGGCAGCTATTACAAGCTTTACGCTGCCGATCAGAAGGAGCCTGCCACTTCGAACGGTGATGGGTGTCTAACAGATCAGTTGGTAGGACAGTGGGCGGCGCGATGTTCGGGGCTATCTCCTATTCTTCAAGAAGAACGGATAGGGCTCGCTTTGAAGTCAATCCTGACGCGGAGCTATCATGCCGGATTTGGATTGCAGAATTGTAGCTTTCGGACCGGTGAGCAGTTGAGCGACGTCGATCGCGATATCTGGAACGATCAAGCGAACACATGCTGGAGCGGCGTGGAGCTCGCTTTTGCATCGCTGCTTATGTTTGAAGGGCTGTACGAAGAAGGTGTGATGGTGGCTCGGACGGTCGATACGAGGTACCGGGAGAATGGCCTCTACTGGAATCATCAGGAGTATGGAGGGCATTATTTTCGGCCGATGTCAGCATGGAGTTTGGTTAACGCAATGCTGGGCTTCAGTATTAACTGCGACCGCATGACCTTTGATCCGAAGGTTCCCCAGCTTGATCTTCAACTCTTTTTTGCGACACCTACGGGTACTGCATTTTATCGCCGCTCGGGCAAAACTGTGCAGCTTAGATGTCTGACCGGCCAACTAGCGTTTCGGGAAGTATGGCTTGGAGGTGTCGGTCCGAAGATTGCGACGATTGAAGGCAGACAGATTGAGACCAATACGTCTAGGCAAGGTGGGCTACAAAGTTTTAGTTTCGCGACGCAGCAGAAGATATCTTCGGGGCAGACGGTCACGTTTTCATGA
- a CDS encoding TonB-dependent receptor, with amino-acid sequence MVMSKCFRVVSLVLFVALVVSSAFAQTTNARLSGTVRDSAGAVIPDATLTITNLGTNQVRTLRSGAEGQFADPSLIPGSYRVTIEHAGFQKSVQTGVVLNVSQDATLNVTLNVGNISETVNVEAGVELINTTTAEISSVVDQHAVSQLPLNGRDPSSLVFLAPGVTNVLNTGGGALQGGFAFPTETGGSANGGRQGSTYYLLDGVPNMDTYLLLAAPFPNADATQEFRVISNNFDARYGFAPGAVVTIQTKSGTNDFHGGAFEFLRNNVLNASNYFTGTVDSLKRNQFGGYIGGPIIKNKLFFFVNYQGTRSSSAAATNVTYTPTAAMLNGDFSAVPQPITAPGFVNNRIDPSLFSPAALAIAKTALPLGQDPATGQVNYQSGAIKNQFDEGTGKLDWVINDRQHLVARAYINYFNQAAGTINGNILSVLALNPYTIIQGNPQQYYNGIASHNWVIDAKTVNVFSAFWTQMSSHSSAAVKDINGQDVCLSRYTKVNEEGCYIEGLNVTNGFSTGYTEPSQEIRTTIGLSDTLTRTVGRNTYTFGVDVWHQYAKEFTQYPTQPIESFYNSTGFGLADFLLGRVGGFTQGAGEIANVVGWQLGLYAQDQFKLKPNLTLTAGLRWDPNVPPASQGGRGSVFVPGQKSTVFPNAPTGLVFPGDKGISDGLMKTTYGYFEPRIGIAFQPRSLPNTVFRAGFGLFTAPLSYSTYNHTADIAPFSPTYTVYANYSNGSCEISFDDPYASPCTFNGVAPFPPYASVSQAPPSNSAFPSTVTVPATFSPDFKLGVTQSWNASVEQQFPGNLAMHLAYVGSESYHQTTVLDQNPGVYSATNPAISGSRTIYPAFGQILTDTSIGTANYQSLQAGLEKKFSHNLQFQSNFTWSHTIDLTSSGNISFGNPALPNPFDIRYNRGDSLLNIPLISATNFVYTTPGLRNTNPFVRYTLGSWEVSGIFTIQSGFPFTVSAGGSNNNSGAQQYSDRADIVPSVPVHIHQGSKVQWLQQYFNPAAFQPNAPGTFGNSPKNGFRGPGTNTADAALIKNWQVHERYGMQFRFELFNAFNHPSFGNPNTSLSAGNVGAITSIGSIPPRVGQAAIKLSF; translated from the coding sequence ATGGTGATGTCAAAGTGTTTCCGTGTAGTAAGTTTGGTTTTATTCGTTGCTCTCGTTGTGTCATCCGCATTTGCACAAACGACGAACGCCCGGTTGAGCGGAACTGTTCGCGACAGTGCGGGAGCTGTTATCCCAGACGCGACATTGACCATAACGAACCTCGGTACGAACCAGGTACGGACACTACGTTCAGGCGCAGAAGGGCAATTTGCGGACCCGTCTCTCATTCCCGGAAGCTATCGCGTCACGATTGAACATGCGGGCTTCCAGAAGAGTGTCCAGACCGGGGTTGTGCTTAACGTGAGCCAGGATGCGACCCTCAACGTTACTTTAAATGTAGGGAACATCTCTGAGACGGTAAACGTCGAAGCGGGCGTAGAGCTTATCAACACAACAACGGCGGAGATCAGCAGCGTAGTCGACCAGCATGCCGTCTCCCAGCTTCCTCTGAACGGTCGCGATCCATCAAGCCTCGTGTTCTTGGCCCCGGGAGTGACCAACGTTCTAAACACGGGTGGTGGCGCCCTGCAGGGCGGCTTCGCCTTCCCAACGGAGACTGGAGGCTCAGCCAATGGAGGCCGTCAGGGCAGCACATACTATCTGCTGGATGGCGTCCCGAATATGGATACATACCTTCTTTTGGCCGCTCCATTTCCTAACGCCGATGCCACTCAGGAGTTCCGTGTCATCTCGAATAACTTCGATGCACGCTACGGGTTCGCACCAGGCGCGGTCGTCACCATTCAGACCAAATCCGGTACAAACGACTTTCACGGCGGAGCCTTCGAGTTTTTGCGCAACAACGTCCTGAATGCCTCTAACTACTTCACCGGTACAGTTGACTCGCTTAAGCGAAATCAATTCGGTGGCTATATCGGAGGACCAATTATTAAGAACAAGCTGTTTTTCTTTGTGAACTATCAAGGCACACGTTCCAGCAGCGCGGCGGCTACCAACGTAACCTATACGCCCACCGCGGCTATGTTGAACGGCGACTTTTCGGCTGTGCCTCAACCCATCACGGCGCCTGGATTTGTCAACAACCGCATCGATCCAAGCCTGTTCAGTCCCGCAGCGCTTGCGATTGCAAAAACGGCTCTGCCGCTTGGCCAGGATCCCGCGACCGGGCAGGTGAACTACCAGAGCGGCGCCATTAAGAATCAATTCGACGAGGGGACGGGAAAGCTGGACTGGGTAATTAACGACCGCCAGCATCTGGTCGCGCGCGCCTATATCAACTACTTCAATCAGGCCGCCGGTACGATCAACGGCAATATACTCTCTGTGCTCGCCCTGAATCCATACACGATCATTCAGGGCAATCCACAACAGTATTACAACGGCATTGCCAGTCATAACTGGGTAATCGACGCGAAGACAGTCAACGTGTTTTCGGCATTTTGGACGCAGATGTCGTCGCATAGCTCAGCGGCGGTCAAGGATATCAACGGACAAGATGTGTGCCTCTCACGATATACCAAGGTGAATGAGGAGGGTTGCTATATCGAAGGTCTCAATGTAACAAACGGCTTCAGCACTGGCTACACGGAGCCCTCCCAGGAGATACGAACCACCATCGGTTTGTCCGATACGCTGACCCGCACCGTCGGAAGGAACACCTACACCTTTGGGGTGGACGTCTGGCACCAATACGCTAAGGAGTTTACGCAGTATCCCACACAGCCAATCGAGTCTTTCTACAACTCCACCGGCTTTGGCCTGGCCGACTTTCTTCTAGGCCGCGTGGGAGGGTTTACGCAGGGCGCGGGTGAGATCGCAAACGTGGTTGGTTGGCAGCTTGGTCTTTATGCACAGGATCAGTTCAAGCTGAAGCCAAACCTAACTTTGACCGCAGGGCTGCGCTGGGATCCGAATGTTCCGCCAGCCTCGCAGGGCGGCCGCGGCTCGGTCTTTGTTCCCGGACAGAAGAGCACGGTCTTCCCGAACGCGCCGACCGGCCTTGTCTTTCCTGGTGATAAGGGCATCAGCGACGGACTCATGAAAACTACTTACGGATATTTCGAGCCGCGCATCGGAATAGCATTCCAGCCGCGCTCGCTGCCGAACACCGTTTTCCGCGCGGGTTTCGGTTTGTTTACCGCTCCCCTGTCGTACTCGACCTATAATCACACAGCCGATATCGCGCCGTTCAGCCCTACCTACACGGTCTATGCGAACTACTCGAACGGTTCGTGTGAGATCTCATTCGACGATCCCTATGCCAGCCCGTGCACTTTCAACGGTGTCGCTCCTTTTCCTCCCTACGCCTCGGTCTCCCAGGCACCTCCGTCCAACTCTGCTTTTCCCAGCACTGTTACAGTTCCGGCGACCTTCTCGCCTGACTTCAAACTCGGTGTAACCCAGAGTTGGAATGCATCGGTAGAACAGCAGTTTCCGGGTAATCTCGCGATGCACCTGGCCTACGTAGGAAGTGAGAGCTATCACCAGACAACAGTGCTGGATCAGAATCCAGGCGTCTACTCGGCGACGAATCCTGCTATTAGCGGATCGCGCACTATCTATCCGGCCTTCGGACAAATTCTGACCGATACGTCGATCGGCACCGCCAACTACCAAAGCCTACAGGCTGGGCTCGAGAAGAAGTTCTCGCACAACCTGCAGTTCCAATCCAACTTCACCTGGTCGCACACGATTGACCTGACCTCCTCAGGTAATATCTCCTTCGGCAATCCTGCGCTGCCGAACCCGTTCGACATTCGCTACAACCGCGGAGACTCGCTGCTCAATATTCCTCTCATCTCAGCGACAAATTTCGTCTACACCACACCGGGACTGCGAAACACCAATCCTTTCGTCCGGTACACACTCGGCAGTTGGGAAGTGAGCGGCATCTTCACGATACAGTCGGGGTTCCCCTTTACGGTTAGCGCCGGAGGAAGCAACAACAACTCTGGAGCGCAACAATATAGCGACCGAGCAGACATCGTTCCAAGCGTTCCGGTACATATTCACCAAGGCAGCAAGGTCCAGTGGTTGCAGCAGTACTTCAACCCAGCTGCCTTCCAGCCGAATGCTCCGGGTACCTTTGGCAATAGCCCGAAAAACGGCTTCCGGGGACCCGGCACCAACACCGCTGATGCGGCTCTGATCAAGAACTGGCAGGTGCATGAGCGCTACGGTATGCAATTCCGATTTGAGCTATTCAACGCGTTCAACCATCCGAGCTTCGGCAATCCGAACACCAGCTTGTCAGCGGGTAATGTGGGGGCTATCACCTCAATCGGTTCCATTCCGCCACGGGTCGGACAGGCAGCTATCAAGCTGAGCTTCTAG